In Dioscorea cayenensis subsp. rotundata cultivar TDr96_F1 chromosome 9, TDr96_F1_v2_PseudoChromosome.rev07_lg8_w22 25.fasta, whole genome shotgun sequence, a genomic segment contains:
- the LOC120268653 gene encoding 36.4 kDa proline-rich protein-like produces LLLQPSPPQTTLTLTLILTQNTLKHPKNPKPPIILPPIIGRPPITNPPVIGRPPISLPPIIGPPVIPPVFPPVTGNPPPVGNCPTPPTPTPTPTTPTPPPPPPPPLNSCPVDTLKLGACVDLLGGLVHVVIGDPVVNKCCPLLQGLVELEAAVCLCTTIRLKLLNINIYLPLALQLLLTCGKTPPPGFTCTV; encoded by the coding sequence CTCCTGCTCCAACCCTCCCCACCACAaacaaccctaaccctaaccctaatcctcaCCCAAAACACCCTAAAACACCCCAAAAACCCTAAACCACCCATTATCCTCCCTCCCATTATTGGCAGACCACCCATCACCAACCCTCCAGTCATTGGCCGGCCACCCATATCCCTCCCACCAATCATTGGTCCTCCGGTGATCCCTCCGGTGTTCCCTCCGGTGACTGGCAACCCCCCACCTGTAGGCAACTGTCCTACACCACCAACTCCAACTCCAACTCCTACCACTccaactcctcctcctcctcctcctcctcctctcaaCAGCTGCCCTGTTGACACACTTAAGCTTGGAGCTTGTGTTGATCTTCTTGGAGGGTTAGTGCATGTGGTTATAGGTGACCCAGTGGTGAACAAGTGTTGTCCATTGTTACAAGGACTTGTGGAACTTGAGGCAGCTGTGTGTCTTTGCACTACTATTAGACTTAAGTTACTTAATATCAACATTTACTTGCCTCTTGCTCTTCAGCTCTTGCTCACTTGTGGGAAGACTCCTCCTCCTGGGTTTACGTGCACTGTTTAG